One genomic region from Drosophila busckii strain San Diego stock center, stock number 13000-0081.31 chromosome 3R, ASM1175060v1, whole genome shotgun sequence encodes:
- the LOC108601319 gene encoding transcription termination factor 2, producing the protein MDLSIDAKPAANMSATELMSNKSCVPIQKTILDYFDYVKEKPKIEPKPQAVNNKVVVTHDVFVQELNGFKSYLNDIVKVEQLLYDARSSSSPESTKVATEFQTRLFAMRSLLPAKAKELEQLREVGKEHISIKLPSWTHHYSSSISERKTQHDDIIEGLKTICEPLNARPADEDFADQPSSVLVALLKHQKIALKWLQWRENEKVKGGILGDDMGLGKTLTMISLILASKVEDERAASQDSRKSTLVICPASILHQWSNEIKSKVETDALSVHLYHGPSRNNAVNRIYFDSDVIITTYSIVRSDYRTQGPASWLFVHKWKRIVLDEAHIMRNPRSQCCFTICRLQSKYRWALTGTPIQNAAKDAFALMQFLQVPTFKDLTHWRRLMKEGMEGHRRLNCVLKPLLLRRTKAQLQASGGMPPMPLLHVQLVEIKLSEAEMTVYQILLVISKKLFEQFLQQYEHRNADLNYYNAKGVPKFLRDFNDPVYGVLHRKLLISLGYDPDTKIQGIVIMVLLLRLRQFCCHPALMMSMLGGNALLPGNDADVAAEPTAALQLNVIAELQQLAESRRDCNTRAQTTKGDLAATLKLLSPANPIFDRGLYSSKMVQVLARVEHILLYTQDKLIIVSQWASHLTLIGEQLAVRKHPTLYFHGGLNVAKRQAVLDEFNIAGNDKRVLLLSLLAGGLGLNLNVANHLLLIDLHWNPQTERQAQDRVYRYGQQKPTYIYRFCCTDTVEDRIKALQDHKIEIFNVVLNNANDMIAGPGGSLTLQDLKRVFGM; encoded by the exons ATGGATCTTAGTATTGACGCCAAGCCTGCAGCCAATATGAGCGCGACTGAGCTCATGTCGAATAAAAGCTGCGTCCCAATTCAAAAAACAATATTAGACTATTTTGACTATGTAAAggaaaagccaaaaattgaGCCGAAGCCGCAAGCCGTGAATAATAAAGTTGTAGTTACTCATGATGTGTTTGTGCAAGAGCTGAATGGCTTCAAGTCTTATCTAAATGATATTGTTAAAGTTGAGCAATTGTTGTACGACGCACGGAGCTCAAGTTCACCAGAGAGCACTAAAGTTGCTACCGAATTTCAGACTCGGCTGTTTGCCATGCGATCGCTGTTGCCAGCAAAAGCGAAGGAGCTGGAGCAACTGCGTGAGGTGGGCAAGGAGCATATCAGCATAAAGCTGCCAAGCTGGACGCATCACTACTCCAGTTCGATCTCAGAGCGTAAGACACAGCACGATGATATTATTGAAGGACTTAAG ACAATCTGCGAGCCTCTTAATGCGCGTCCGGCGGATGAAGATTTTGCCGATCAGCCCTCCTCGGTGCTGGTGGCACTGCTCAAGCATCAAAAGATTGCCTTGAAGTGGCTGCAGTGGcgtgaaaatgaaaaagttaAAGGCGGCATACTGGGCGATGACATGGGTCTGGGCAAGACTCTAACTATGATCTCTCTGATACTGGCCAGCAAAGTGGAGGATGAGCGTGCCGCCTCTCAGGATAGCAGAAAGAGCACCTTAGTCATATGCCCGGCTAGCATTTTGCATCAATGGAGCAACGAGATCAAAAGCAAAGTGGAGACTGATGCATTGAGCGTGCATTTGTATCATGGCCCAAGTCGCAACAATGCCGTCAATAGAATATACTTTGATAGCGATGTCATCATTACCACTTACAGTATTGTTAGGAGTGACTATCGCACTCAGGGCCCTGCGTCCTGGCTCTTCGTGCATAAATGGAAGCGCATTGTGCTGGACGAGGCGCACATAATGCGTAATCCCAGATCACAATGTTGTTTCACCATTTGCCGGCTGCAGTCCAAGTACCGTTGGGCGCTGACTGGAACGCCCATACAAAATGCAGCCAAGGATGCATTTGCGCTAATGCAATTTCTGCAGGTGCCCACATTCAAGGATCTAACACATTGGCGCCGGCTCATGAAGGAAGGCATGGAAGGACATCGTCGTCTCAACTGCGTGCTCAAGCCGCTGCTCTTGCGACGCACCAAGGCTCAACTGCAGGCAAGTGGCGGCATGCCGCctatgccgctgctgcatgtGCAGCTGGTGGAGATAAAGCTCAGCGAGGCAGAGATGACTGTCTACCAGATACTGCTGGTCATATCGAAGAAACTCTTTGAGCAGTTTCTGCAGCAATACGAACATCGCAATGCCGATCTCAATTACTACAATGCCAAGGGCGTGCCAAAGTTTCTGCGCGACTTCAATGATCCAGTGTACGGTGTGCTGCATCGTAAGCTGCTGATCAGCCTTGGCTACGATCCGGATACAAAGATTCAAGGCATTGTCATcatggtgttgctgctgcgtttgcgcCAATTCTGTTGCCATCCTGCGCTTATGATGTCG ATGCTTGGCGGCAATGCACTGCTGCCTGGCAATGATGCGGACGTGGCTGCTGAGCCAactgctgcgctgcagcttaATGTAATTGCTGAACTGCAGCAGTTGGCCGAGAGTCGCCGAGACTGCAACACAAGGGCGCAGACAACTAAAGGAGACTTGGCCGCTACGCTCAAGCTGCTGAGCCCTGCCAATCCCATCTTCGATCGCGGACTCTACTCATCCAAAATGGTGCAGGTGCTAGCTAGAGTGGAgcacattttgctttatacGCAGGACAAGCTCATCATAGTCTCGCAATGGGCCAGCCACCTGACGCTTATTGGCGAGCAATTGGCCGTGCGCAAGCACCCAACGCTTTACTTTCATGGTGGACTCAATGTAGCGAAGCGCCAAGCTGTGCTCGatgaatttaatattgccGGCAATGACAAGCGTGTGTTGCTGCTTTCGCTGTTGGCTGGCGGCTTGGGCTTGAACCTGAATGTAGCCAATCATTTGCTCTTGATAGATTTGCACTGGAATCCACAAACAGAGCGCCAGGCACAGGATCGTGTCTATCGCTATGGGCAGCAGAAGCCAACCTATATATATCGCTTCTGTTGCACAGACACCGTTGAGGATCGCATCAAAGCGCTGCAAGATCACAAGATTGAAATCTTTAATGTTGTGCTAAACAATGCCAATGACATGATTGCGGGCCCTGGTGGCAGTTTGACTCTGCAGGATCTAAAGCGCGTGTTTGGCATGTAG
- the LOC108604687 gene encoding neurochondrin homolog: MTDVPEPVRKCAQMLKGTRSDTEKFAALFMVTKLMKGKDCNAAGKQLLFEAIGFPFLRKLLVSKELPSDCPPLVYKSVALSILTGFCQEEELATHKDIIAAIPTLLEIVEQADDEDYEDNLIVVSEAYSCLKSIASYEPGQQALLETGAIPKMSQIYAAQSFQTDEALHLIVLLVNKFGVISWPEDPTAFHALIQRISLDMETDHTERKYELCRILADILITCRREIVNNSLEGQIWPESLFKGCGDILKAKIGPKQRDPALHLIATTLRILGMQWAFMDDQKTFFLMLLQLAAIEVRMQMDEKKLETTFKQAELLTCCFHILELCIEYMATDQLDLEPKEKQTTYTALKGAFNQVLAVLTRVSQDKIRDNGNARDKAFIVAQVRILSAWLAQETTAMRPAIYKLLPFMLKIGNDSFHELKTWRAGAREGKAPVDILRVMTPALCHFAVEDEGRRVLFTHKQDEVLLEALELYFSIAHWKRPPIPRAERLKRMNEPDPVPTPEQQAEMKEARAAIVALCNILMNFTVLEPKRAEDAPTFVNLLKYVVENLPELKDTPENLVIHGNLSVLGLLLLKQQSKKVKQNDFSICRYITTTIRFLWDAYNIDESNDPTALVVSIAYKGVWGDVSELWFLGMQTMCSVLPLVPWLSEFALESGWAEGIVKTLKKVKIGTLPPNVKSAYEDFLSQLVDVNADVVAVLKKADALKVCRNHRMMELGKKLFGD; this comes from the coding sequence ATGACGGACGTGCCCGAGCCCGTGCGCAAGTGCGCGCAGATGTTGAAGGGCACACGCAGCGATACTGAAAAGTTTGCGGCGCTGTTTATGGTCACCAAGCTGATGAAGGGCAAGGACTGCAATGCCGcgggcaagcagctgctgttcgAGGCGATTGGTTTTCCCTTTCTGCGCAAGCTGCTTGTGTCCAAGGAGCTGCCCAGCGACTGCCCGCCGCTGGTCTACAAGAGCGTGGCGTTGTCCATACTGACGGGTTTCTGCCAGGAGGAGGAGCTGGCTACGCATAAGGATATCATTGCCGCCATACCCACGCTGCTGGAGATTGTGGAGCAGGCCGACGATGAGGACTACGAGGACAATCTGATTGTGGTAAGCGAGGCCTACAGCTGCCTCAAGAGCATTGCCAGCTATGAGCCCGGCCAGCAAGCGCTGCTGGAAACAGGTGCCATACCCAAGATGTCGCAGATCTATGCAGCACAAAGCTTCCAAACCGACGAGGCTTTGCATCTGATTGTGCTGCTGGTGAACAAGTTTGGCGTCATCTCCTGGCCAGAGGATCCCACAGCCTTCCATGCGCTTATACAGCGCATTTCTCTGGACATGGAAACGGATCACACCGAACGCAAGTACGAGCTGTGCCGCATCTTGGCGGACATTCTGATCACCTGCCGGCGTGAGATTGTCAACAACTCGCTGGAGGGCCAGATCTGGCCGGAGAGTCTGTTCAAGGGCTGCGGCGATATACTGAAGGCCAAGATTGGACCCAAGCAGCGTGATCCGGCGCTGCATCTGATTGCCACCACGCTGCGGATTCTGGGCATGCAATGGGCCTTCATGGACGACCAGAAGACGTTCTTCctcatgctgctgcagctggcggccATTGAGGTGCGCATGCAGATGGACGAGAAGAAGCTGGAGACGACCTTCAAGCAGGCCGAGCTGCTCACCTGCTGCTTCCACATACTGGAGCTGTGCATCGAGTATATGGCCACGGATCAGCTGGATCTGGAGCCCAAGGAGAAGCAGACCACCTATACGGCACTCAAGGGCGCCTTCAACCAGGTGCTGGCCGTGCTCACGCGCGTCAGCCAGGACAAAATACGCGACAATGGCAATGCGCGTGACAAGGCGTTCATTGTCGCCCAGGTGCGCATCCTGTCCGCCTGGCTGGCCCAGGAGACCACCGCCATGCGTCCGGCCATCTACAAGCTGCTGCCCTTCATGCTGAAGATTGGCAACGATAGCTTCCACGAGCTGAAGACCTGGCGTGCGGGTGCACGCGAGGGCAAGGCGCCAGTTGATATCCTGCGCGTCATGACGCCAGCGCTCTGCCACTTTGCTGTGGAGGATGAGGGCCGCCGTGTGCTCTTCACACACAAGCAGGACGAGGTGCTGCTCGAAGCCCTGGAGCTGTACTTCAGCATTGCGCACTGGAAGCGTCCGCCCATACCGCGTGCCGAGCGTCTGAAGCGCATGAACGAGCCCGATCCGGTGCCCACGCCCGAGCAGCAGGCTGAGATGAAGGAAGCACGTGCCGCCATCGTCGCTCTCTGCAATATACTCATGAACTTTACTGTGCTGGAGCCCAAGCGTGCTGAGGATGCGCCCACGTTTGTCAATCTGCTGAAGTATGTGGTGGAGAATCTGCCCGAGCTAAAGGACACGCCCGAGAATCTGGTGATCCATGGCAATCTGTCTGTGCTgggtctgctgctgctcaagcagCAGTCCAAGAAAGTCAAGCAGAACGACTTCTCCATCTGCCGCTATATAACGACCACCATACGCTTCCTCTGGGACGCCTACAATATTGATGAGAGCAACGATCCCACCGCCTTGGTCGTATCCATTGCCTACAAGGGCGTCTGGGGAGATGTCTCCGAGCTGTGGTTCCTGGGCATGCAGACCATGTGCAGCGTGCTGCCCCTCGTGCCCTGGCTATCGGAGTTCGCACTCGAGTCTGGCTGGGCTGAGGGCATTGTGAAGACATTGAAGAAGGTTAAGATTGGCACGCTGCCGCCGAATGTGAAGTCGGCCTACGAGGACTTCCTCTCTCAGCTGGTGGACGTCAATGCCGATGTCGTGGCTGTGCTGAAAAAGGCCGATGCCCTGAAGGTCTGCCGCAACCACAGAATGATGGAGTTGGGCAAGAAGCTCTTCGGTGATTAA
- the LOC108602258 gene encoding uncharacterized protein LOC108602258 — translation MNPICKQHINRPECQQWLNEVYTHCNRLLANRQLAYWNDWWRNQKPTVFYKKPHLMSPYDCYKLQNVIAQELATTAAEEAALAATVANLPLQATGTRLQAQLVIFAGLTLLIMAAMLWLLCNILCAPADKRCSKACSSSNMSDVEARLRQDCVNLPHSSLHRLTFTPPPRSCKSFIIPIPLHSSAAEH, via the coding sequence atgaatccGATTTGCAAGCAGCACATCAACAGGCCCGAATGCCAACAGTGGCTGAACGAAGTCTACACACATTGCAATCGCTTGCTAGCGAATCGGCAGTTGGCCTACTGGAATGACTGGTGGCGCAATCAGAAGCCAACTGTCTTTTATAAGAAGCCGCATCTTATGTCGCCCTACGACTGCTACAAGCTGCAAAACGTCATAGCCCAAGAGCtggccacaacagcagcagaggagGCAGCGCTAGCAGCAACTGTGGCCAATCTGCCACTGCAAGCAACTGGCACGAGGCTGCAAGCTCAGCTTGTGATCTTTGCTGGCCTCACACTGCTCATTATGGCGGCCATGCTGTGGCTGCTTTGCAACATATTGTGTGCCCCAGCCGATAAGCGTTGCAGCAaggcctgcagcagcagcaacatgagcgATGTTGAGGCACGACTGCGCCAGGACTGCgtcaacttgccacacagcagtCTGCATCGACTAACGTTTACGCCGCCGCCACGCAGCTGCAAGAGCTTCATCATTCCCATTCCTTTGCACAGTTCGGCGGCAGAGCACTGA